In a single window of the Lagenorhynchus albirostris chromosome 19, mLagAlb1.1, whole genome shotgun sequence genome:
- the SIX5 gene encoding homeobox protein SIX5, translating to MATLPAEPSAGPAAGGEAVAAAATEEEEEEARQLLQTLQAAEGEAAAAAGAGAGEAAVKVEGPGSPGVPGSPPEAAADPPTGLRFSPEQVACVCEALLQAGHAGRLSRFLGALPPAERLRGSDPVLRARALVAFQRGEYAELYRLLESRPFPAAHHAFLQDLYLRARYHEAERARGRALGAVDKYRLRKKFPLPKTIWDGEETVYCFKERSRAALKACYRGNRYPTPDEKRRLATLTGLSLTQVSNWFKNRRQRDRTGGGGGAPCKSESDGNPTTEDESSRSPEDLERGAAPVAAEAPAQGSIFLAGAAPPAPCPASSSILVNGSFLAAGSSPAVLLNGSPVIINSLALGEASSLGPLLLGGGGGAPAPQPSPQGASEGKTSLVLDPQTGEVRLEEALPEAPETKGAQVAASGPPGEEVPGPLPQVVPGPPPAATFPLPPGPVTSVAAPQVVPLSPPPGYPAGLGPTSPLLNLPQVVPTSQVVTLPQAVGPLQLLAAGPGSPVKVAAAPGPANVHLINSGVGVTALQLPSATAPGNFLLANPVSGSPIVTGVAVQQGKIILTATFPTSMLVSQVLSPAPSLALPLKPDAAISVPEGALPVAPSPALPEAHALGALSAQPPPAPAAASLPFSPDSSGLLPGFQAPPPEGLLLSPAAVPIWPAGLELSAGTEGLLEAEKGLGTQAPHTVLRLPDPDPEGLLLGATAGGEVDEGLEVETKVLTQLQSVPVEEPLEL from the exons ATGGCTACCTTGCCTGCGGAGCCGAGCGCGGGGCCGGCGGCTGGGGGggaggcggtggcggcggcggcgaccgaagaggaggaggaggaagcgcGCCAGCTTCTGCAGACTTTGCAGGCGGCCGAGGGTGAGGCAGCGGCGGcggccggggccggggcgggcGAAGCGGCGGTGAAAGTGGAGGGCCCGGGATCCCCGGGCGTACCCGGGTCGCCCCCCGAGGCCGCTGCCGATCCGCCCACGGGTCTCCGCTTCTCGCCGGAACAGGTGGCGTGCGTGTGCGAGGCGCTGCTACAGGCGGGCCACGCCGGCCGCTTGAGCCGTTTCCTGGGCGCACTGCCCCCGGCCGAGCGCCTACGTGGCAGCGATCCGGTGCTGCGCGCTCGGGCCCTGGTGGCCTTCCAGCGGGGCGAGTACGCCGAGCTCTACCGGCTGCTCGAGAGCCGCCCCTTCCCCGCCGCCCACCACGCGTTTCTGCAGGACCTCTACCTGCGCGCGCGCTACCACGAGGCCGAACGGGCCCGCGGCCGCGCGCTGGGCGCGGTGGACAAGTACCGTCTGCGCAAGAAGTTCCCGCTGCCCAAGACCATCTGGGACGGCGAAGAGACCGTCTACTGCTTCAAGGAGCGGTCCCGCGCCGCGCTCAAGGCCTGCTATCGCGGCAACCGCTACCCCACGCCGGACGAGAAGCGCCGCCTGGCCACGCTCACCGGCCTCTCGCTCACGCAGGTTAGCAACTGGTTCAAGAACCGACGACAGCGCGACCGGaccgggggcggcggcggcgcgcccTGCAAGAG CGAATCTGATGGGAACCCGACTACGGAGGACGAGTCCAGCCGCAGCCCTGAGGACCTGGAGAGGGGGGCGGCTCCAGTGGCGGCCGAGGCCCCCGCCCAGGGCTCCATATTCCTGGCCGGGGCCGCCCCTCCCGCGCCGTGCCCCGCCTCCTCCTCCATCCTGGTGAACGGGAGCTTCCTGGCCGCTGGCAGCTCTCCAGCGGTGCTCCTTAATGGGAGCCCCGTCATCATCAACAGCCTGGCCCTGGGGGAGGCCTccagcctgggccccctgctgctcggcgggggcgggggagcccCTGCACCGCAGCCCAGCCCCCAGGGGGCCAGCGAGGGCAAGACCTCCCTGGTCCTGGACCCTCAGACTGGGGAGGTTCGCCTGGAGGAGGCTCTGCCTGAAGCCCCTGAGACCAAGGGGGCCCAGGTGGCTGCTTCAGGGCCGCCTGGAGAGGAGGTCCCAGGGCCTCTGCCCCAAGTGGTGCCTGGCCCCCCGCCGGCTGCCACCTTTCCTCTGCCCCCAGGACCAGTGACTTCCGTGGCTGCTCCACAAGTGGTGCCACTTTCCCCACCCCCTGGCTACCCTGCCGGCCTgggccccacctccccactgTTGAACCTGCCCCAGGTGGTGCCCACCTCCCAGGTGGTGACCTTGCCTCAGGCTGTGGGGCCACTGCAGCTGTTGGCAGCTGGGCCAGGCAGCCCCGTGAAGGTGGCAGCTGCCCCGGGCCCTGCCAACGTGCACCTGATAAACTCTGGGGTGGGCGTGACTGCCCTGCAGCTGCCTTCGGCCACTGCCCCAG gaAACTTCCTGCTGGCCAACCCCGTGTCTGGCAGCCCCATCGTGACAGGTGTGGCCGTGCAGCAGGGCAAGATCATCCTCACCGCCACCTTCCCCACCAGCATGCTGGTCTCCCAGGTCCTGTCGCCggcccccagcctggccctgcccctgaAGCCAGACGCGGCCATCTCAGTCCCCGAAGGAGCCCTCCCGGTGGCCCCCAGCCCCGCTCTGCCAGAGGCCCACGCCTTAGGCGCACTGTCTGCGcagccgccccccgccccggccgccGCCAGTCTGCCCTTCTCCCCAGACTCCTCCGGCCTCCTGCCCGGCTTCCAGGCGCCCCCGCCCGAGGGGCTCCTGCTGTCGCCTGCGGCAGTGCCCATCTGGCCAGCCGGGCTGGAACTGAGCGCCGGCACTGAGGGGCTGCTAGAGgcagagaaggggctggggaCGCAGGCCCCCCACACGGTGCTGAGGCTGCCGGACCCCGACCCCGAGGGGCTGCTCCTGGGGGCCACGGCGGGGGGCGAGGTTGACGAGGGGCTGGAAGTGGAGACCAAGGTCCTGACCCAGTTACAGTCGGTGCCTGTGGAAGAGCCCTTGGAACTGTGA